TAGTTGTATTATGTTTTCCAGATATTTTTGTTTCTATAGGACATAAATCACATGAAATTATTATATCAATTTTTGCATCTATATTGATAATAATAATGACTATCAAAAATTTCAATTTAGGGAAGATAATGATAGTTACAGTTTTAACTGTGGTTATACTTAATTTGATATTATCAAAAATGTTAGTTTAGGAGAATATATGGAAGAATATGAATTAAGAAAAATTATAGATGATAAAAATAGTGATTTTAATGATATTAAGGAGCATCTTTGACTTAGATAAATTAAAAAAAGAATTAGAAGAAAAAGAAAAACTAACTTTAGAAGATGGGTTTTATAAAGATCAGAATAAATCACAAAATATATTGAAAGAAATTTCATTTTTAAAGGAAAGAATAAAAGACATTTCCAAGCTTATAACATTAAATGAAAATATACAAATATTATTAGAGTTCTATAAGCAAGAAGAAATAACTTTAGATGAATTAGAAACAGAAACCTTAGAATTTATAAATGCTTTAGATAAATTTAAAATAAAATTACTTCTAAATGGTAAATATGATAAAAATTCTGCAATATTAACCATAAATGCAGGAGCAGGTGGAACAGAAAGTTGTGATTGGGTGTCTATGCTATATAGAATGTATGATAGATGGGCTATGAAGAATAAGTTTAAGGTAGAAGTTCTTGATATTTTATCAGGAGATGAGGCTGGGATTAAGAGCATAACTTTATCTATTAAGGGAGATTATGCTTATGGATATTTAGATTGTGAAAAAGGTGTCCATAGACTTGTTAGAATATCTCCATTTGATTCTAATGCTAGAAGACATACATCATTTGCAGCAGTAAATGTAATTCCTGAAATAGAAGATGATGTTGAAGTTAATTTAAAAAAAGAAGATTTAAAGATAGATACATATAGGGCAAGTGGTGCTGGAGGACAGCATGTTAATACGACAGATTCAGCTGTAAGAATTACTCATATGCCAACTGGTATAGTAGTAGTTTGTCAAAATGAGAGATCACAGAGTAAAAATTTAAATTCTGCAATGAAAGTATTAAGAGCCAAGTTATTTGAAATAGAATTAAAAAATAGGGAAAATGAAATAAATAATCTTAAGGGAATTGAATCAAAAATAGAATGGGGTTCACAAATTAGATCTTATGTATTCCAACCATATAAGATGGTAAAAGATCATAGAACCAACTATGAAGAGGGTAATGTAGATAAGGTTATGGACGGAGATATAAATATATTTATAGACGAATATTTAAAGATAAGGTAGGTTGAAAGTAAGATGATGAATTACAAAATTGAAGTTGCAATAACTGAGGAAGAAATTGCAAATAAAGTTGATGAGATTGCAAAAAAAATTAGTAGTGATTTTGAGGGACAAAGTTTACTTTTAGTTGGTCTTTTAAGAGGGTCTGCAGTATTTCTAGCTGATATTGCAAGAAAAATAGACTATAACAAAGTGGATTTAACTTTAGATTTTATGAATGTATCTAGTTATGGAAATTCTATGAAAAGTTCAAGAGAAGTAAGAATATTAAAAGATCTTGATGAAGATGTTAATAATAGACATATTTTGATAATTGAAGATATAGTTGACACTGGAAGAACACTAAGTGAAGTGAAAAAAATGTTACTTATGAGAAATCCTAAATCTTTAAAAATATGTACATTACTTGATAAACCTGAAAGAAGAGAAGTAGAAATAGATGTAGATTATATAGGATTTAAAATACCTGATTTCTTTGTTGTAGGATATGGTATAGATTATGCACAAAAACATAGAACTCTTCCATTTATTGGAAAAGTAGTGGAAATCAAATAGGAAAGAGGTAATAAAATATGAAAAAATATAATACTTATGTTGTAGTAGGAACTCAATGGGGAGATGAGGGTAAAGGTAAAATTATAGATGTATTATCTCCAGATGCTGATTATGTTGTTAGATATCAAGGTGGAAATAATGCAGGACACACAGTTATAGTTGGTGAAGAAAAATTCATATTACATTTACTTCCATCAGGTGTAATTAATAATAAAGGGAAATGTATTATAGGGTCAGGAGTAGTTGTAGATATAGATGTATTACTTGATGAAATATCAAAACTTGAAAGTAGAGGTAAAGACTTAAGTAACCTATATGTTGATGAAAGAACACATATTATTATGCCTTATCATGTTTCTATAGATAAAGCAAAAGAAGAAGCGTTGGGAGAAAATAAGATAGGAACTACTCAAAGAGGTATAGGACCATGCTATAATGATAAAATCTCAAGAAATGGAATTAGAATGGGAGATTTACTTGACTTTGATAGATTTAAAGATAAACTTGAATGGAATATTAAAGAAAAAAATGATGTTTTAGAAAAATATGGTTATCCGACTTTCTCATTTGAGGAACTATTAGAAAAATATAAGATACTTGCAGAAAAAATGAAAAATAGAATAATAGATTCAGTTTTTGAAATTAACCAAGCAGTAATAGAGGGTAAAAAAGTTTTATTTGAAGGGGCTCAAGCTTTAATGTTAGATATAGATTATGGAACATATCCATATGTAACTACATCATCTCCAACATCAGGTGGAGCATGCGTGGGTAGTGGAGTTTCTCCAAATAAGATAAATAGAGTATTAGGTGTTATGAAAGCATATACTACTCGTGTTGGAGAGGGACCTTTCCCTACAGAATTAAATAATGAAATTGGAGAAAATTTAAGGGCAGTAGGACATGAATTTGGAGCAACTACAGGTAGACCAAGAAGATGTGGTTGGTTAGATTTAGTAGTAGGTAAATATGCCACTCTTATAAATGGATTAACAGATATAGTTTTAACTAAACTTGATGTATTAACTGGAATTGAAACAATTAAAGTTGCTATAGCTTATGATATTAATGGAAAAGTACATCAAACATATCCTGGAAATTTAAGAAAATCTCAAGAGGTAGAAATAATATATAAAGAGTTTCCAGGGTGGACTGAAGATATTACAAAAATTAAAAACTATGAAGAATTACCAGAAAATTGTAAGAGATATGTTGAATTTATTGAAAGTTATTTAGAAACACCTATAAGTTTAATATCTGTTGGACCAAGCAGAGAGCAAAATATTTATAGAGGAGAATTTTAATGAATAAATACGTTAATCCTTTGTGTGAAAGATATGCTAGTGAAGAAATGCAGTATATATTTTCTCCAGATTTTAAATTTTCAACTTGGAGAAAATTATGGGTAAATCTTGCAAAAGCAGAAAAAGAATTAGGACTTGATTTTATAACAGATGATATGATAAAAGAAATGGAAGATAATATATATAATATTGATTATGAATTAGCTGCAAAATATGAAAAAGATTTAAGACATGATGTAATGGCTCATGTTCATACTTTTGGAGATTTAGTTCCTAATGCAAGAAAGATTATACATCTAGGTGCAACTAGTGCCTATGTTGGAGATAATACTGATATTATACAAATAAAAGAGGGATTGCTTCTTGTTAGAAAAAAACTTGTATCTGTTATAGAAAGAATGTCTAAATTTGCCCAAAAGTATAAGGGATTACCAACTTTAGGATTTACACATTTTCAAGCAGCTCAACTTACAACAGTAGGTAAAAGAGCATCGCTTTGGATACAATCTTTACTTTATGATTTAGAAGAATTAGAATTTAGACTAGATAATTTAAAATTTAGAGGAGCTAAAGGTACTACTGGTACACAAGCAAGTTTTAAAGAACTATTTAATGACTATAATAAAGTAAAAAAATTAGATGAATTAGTTACAGAAAAAGCTGGATTTAAAGTTAAACAAACTTTATCTTCACAAACTTATGATAGAAAACAAGATTCACAAATCTTACAATTACTATCAAATATTGCACAAAGCGTACATAAAATTACTAATGATTTTAGAATGTTACAACATTTAAAAGAAATAGAAGAACCATTTGGTAAAAAACAAATAGGTTCATCTGCCATGGCATATAAGAGAAATCCTATGAGAAGTGAAAGAGTTTCATCTCTTGCTAAATTTGTTATAGCCAATGGTCATAATGGAGAACTTGTTGCTGCCACACAATGGTTTGAAAGAACTTTAGATGATTCAGCAGATAAAAGATTATCTGTTCCACAAAGTTTTTTAGCTATAGATGGTATATTAATATTACTTTTAAATATTTTTGAAAATACAGTAGTATATGAAAAAATAATAAAGAGAAATGTAGATAAGGAATTACCTTTTATGGCAACTGAGAATATAATAATGAAAGCTGTTGAAAATGGAATGGATAGACAAGATGTCCATGAGATTATAAGGGAATTATCTATGGAAGCTGCAAAAAATGTTAAATTAGAGGGACTTGATAATAATCTAATAGAATTAATTAAAAAAGAGGGAAGATTAGATATTATTAAAGATGAAATAGATAATATATTAGAAGCAGAAAAATTTATTGGATATTCAAAAGAACAGGTTGAAGAATTTTTAAGTAATGATATTAACCCTATATTAGAAAAATATAGGGAAGAAATTATAAAAACAGGTACGGAGATAGATAAATAATGAAAAAAGGATATACTATACTTACGGTTAATGAAGATAATTTGGGTATTAGTAATATTAGAATAACAGAAATAGCATTACTTAGATCAAAGGTAAATGAAGTAATAATAAACTATGATATTTTAAATATAGAAAATGTATTTGATGACTTGTTAAAAATAAGAAGAGTATTGGAAAAAGTTTCCGATACTCTTTATGTTAAATTTAATATTAATACATGTGATAAAGATAAATTTAATACAGATGAAGTTATTAATTTTACAATAAAACTTATTAAAGATACTAACCCATACTTATCATCAATTTTATCAAACTATAAATATACTCAAGTAAATGATAATATTAAAATAAATTTAGAAACTATAATGAATATAGGTAAAAATACAGAAAAAAATATATCTAAAAAAATAGAAAAAATAATGAATGAAACTTTTTCTCAAAATTTAAACTTTGAGATATTTTTTAATGTAGATACAAATCAAAATTCAATTGATATTGAAAAACAAGAAGAAATATTAGAATATGAAATTCCAATTTCATATAAACCTAAAGAAGTAAAAAAACCTGGTATAGTTAATAATAAAAAGTATAATAATTCTAAACTTAAATTAAGTAAATTAAGTGCTATTGAAGATTTAATGGTTGGTCAAGAAATAGCTTTAAGAGGAGAGATATTCTATTTTGATTTAATAGAAACTAGAAGTGGTAAATTAAAAATAGTTATATATATCACAGATTATGAAAATTCAGTAGCATGTACTAAATTTGTGAATGATAAGGAAGAAATTAAATTTAAAATTGGAGATACAGTTGAATTGTCAGGTAAATATGAAAAATACTTTGATGATTATTCAATAATAATAAAAGATATAAAAGTTGTAGAAAGCGATGTTATAAAAAGAGAAGATAGGGCAGAAGAAAAAAGAATAGAACTTGCAGCACATACTAATATGAGTGATATGTTATCTACTATAGAACCTAAATCAGGTAAAAATGGTTCCTTAGTTAATAGGGCAAGAGAATTTGGTCATAAGGCAGTAGCTGTTACAGATTATGGAGTAGTACATGCTTTCCCATTTGTTGCTATGGGAGTTAAAGAAGATGAAGAATTTAAAGTAATATATGGTATGGAAGCATATATGGTAGATGATAGTGCTCCATTAATAGTTAAGGCTAAAGATGTATTTATAGAAGAGGAAGAATTTGTAGTATTTGATATAGAGACTACAGGTTTTTCTCCTATCAATGATAAAATAATAGAAATAGGTGCAGTTAAGATAAAAAATGGTAAGGTATTAGATAAATTTTCTGAATTTATAAATCCTGAAATGATAATACCTAAAAAGATTATAGAACTTACAGGTATTAATGATAATATGGTTAAAGATAGTGATATTATCGATAAAGTAATGCCAAGATTTTTAGAATTTGTTAAAGACAGTACATTAGTAGCTCATAACGCAAAATTTGACGTTGGGTTTATTTCTAAAAAATGTGAAGAATTAAATTTAAAAACTAATTTTTCATATATAGATACATTAGAATGGTCTAAAATATTAGTAGATGATGTAAAAAGATTTAATTTAGATGCACTTACTAAAAGATTTAATATTAAATTAGATAATCACCATAGAGCGGTAGATGATGCTGATGCAACGGCAGAATTATTTAAAAAACTTTTATCTTTAGTGTCTTCAAAAGGGGTAGAAAAATTAACTGATGTTAGTGAAAAATTAGAAAAAAAACCTAAAATTGCTGATACAGAAAATATAACAATATTGGTAAAAAATCTTGCTGGATTAAAAAGGCTATATGAATTAGTTTCTATTTCACATTTAAAATATTATGGAGATAAAAAACCAAGAATACTTAAAACAGATATTGAAAAAGATAGGGAAAACTTTTTAATTTCTTCAAGTCCAATATATTCTGGAAGATTTAATAAGGGAAAACTTGTTAGCCTATATGTTAGAGGAATTTCAAGAGAAGAAATTATGGAAGAATTAGATTTTTATGATTATGTACAAGTTTATCCAAAATGTATATATAATGATGCGATAGAGTCAGAAGAAATTTCTAATTATGAATTTATAGAA
This genomic interval from Streptobacillus ratti contains the following:
- the hpt gene encoding hypoxanthine phosphoribosyltransferase, with the translated sequence MNYKIEVAITEEEIANKVDEIAKKISSDFEGQSLLLVGLLRGSAVFLADIARKIDYNKVDLTLDFMNVSSYGNSMKSSREVRILKDLDEDVNNRHILIIEDIVDTGRTLSEVKKMLLMRNPKSLKICTLLDKPERREVEIDVDYIGFKIPDFFVVGYGIDYAQKHRTLPFIGKVVEIK
- the purB gene encoding adenylosuccinate lyase encodes the protein MNKYVNPLCERYASEEMQYIFSPDFKFSTWRKLWVNLAKAEKELGLDFITDDMIKEMEDNIYNIDYELAAKYEKDLRHDVMAHVHTFGDLVPNARKIIHLGATSAYVGDNTDIIQIKEGLLLVRKKLVSVIERMSKFAQKYKGLPTLGFTHFQAAQLTTVGKRASLWIQSLLYDLEELEFRLDNLKFRGAKGTTGTQASFKELFNDYNKVKKLDELVTEKAGFKVKQTLSSQTYDRKQDSQILQLLSNIAQSVHKITNDFRMLQHLKEIEEPFGKKQIGSSAMAYKRNPMRSERVSSLAKFVIANGHNGELVAATQWFERTLDDSADKRLSVPQSFLAIDGILILLLNIFENTVVYEKIIKRNVDKELPFMATENIIMKAVENGMDRQDVHEIIRELSMEAAKNVKLEGLDNNLIELIKKEGRLDIIKDEIDNILEAEKFIGYSKEQVEEFLSNDINPILEKYREEIIKTGTEIDK
- a CDS encoding adenylosuccinate synthase, with the translated sequence MKKYNTYVVVGTQWGDEGKGKIIDVLSPDADYVVRYQGGNNAGHTVIVGEEKFILHLLPSGVINNKGKCIIGSGVVVDIDVLLDEISKLESRGKDLSNLYVDERTHIIMPYHVSIDKAKEEALGENKIGTTQRGIGPCYNDKISRNGIRMGDLLDFDRFKDKLEWNIKEKNDVLEKYGYPTFSFEELLEKYKILAEKMKNRIIDSVFEINQAVIEGKKVLFEGAQALMLDIDYGTYPYVTTSSPTSGGACVGSGVSPNKINRVLGVMKAYTTRVGEGPFPTELNNEIGENLRAVGHEFGATTGRPRRCGWLDLVVGKYATLINGLTDIVLTKLDVLTGIETIKVAIAYDINGKVHQTYPGNLRKSQEVEIIYKEFPGWTEDITKIKNYEELPENCKRYVEFIESYLETPISLISVGPSREQNIYRGEF
- the prfB gene encoding peptide chain release factor 2, which translates into the protein MIKIVILMILRSIFDLDKLKKELEEKEKLTLEDGFYKDQNKSQNILKEISFLKERIKDISKLITLNENIQILLEFYKQEEITLDELETETLEFINALDKFKIKLLLNGKYDKNSAILTINAGAGGTESCDWVSMLYRMYDRWAMKNKFKVEVLDILSGDEAGIKSITLSIKGDYAYGYLDCEKGVHRLVRISPFDSNARRHTSFAAVNVIPEIEDDVEVNLKKEDLKIDTYRASGAGGQHVNTTDSAVRITHMPTGIVVVCQNERSQSKNLNSAMKVLRAKLFEIELKNRENEINNLKGIESKIEWGSQIRSYVFQPYKMVKDHRTNYEEGNVDKVMDGDINIFIDEYLKIR
- a CDS encoding AzlD domain-containing protein translates to MKIWLVIILSAIITQLFRISGEFIPIPRTKFMDRFLEAIPISVLVVLCFPDIFVSIGHKSHEIIISIFASILIIIMTIKNFNLGKIMIVTVLTVVILNLILSKMLV